From a single Adhaeribacter swui genomic region:
- a CDS encoding SulP family inorganic anion transporter: MKSENQSIFKNLSSDLPAGLVVFLVALPLCLGISLASGAPLLSGIIAGVVGGVVVSLLSGSSLSVSGPAAGLTVIVLNGINKVGSFEAFQLAVVIAGVLQLVLGFLKAGIIGHYFPSSVIKGMLAAIGLTLILKQIPHFLGADKDFFGEMEFFQFDGRNTFTELGYAFEHIEVGALIIGFVSLLIMLGWDNPRLKKYALFKFVPSALIAVIIGLGLNFFYNLNAPNLVVGAEHLVQLPEMNTWDKLVGQLSMPNWGAFQNPDVYILAITIAIIASLETLLSVEAVDRIDPMKRVTPTNRELKAQGVGNFISGMLGGLPMTAVIVRSSANINSGGKTKLSAFIHGVLLLISVLFLSAFLNQIPLSALAAVLLLVGFKLTKPSLYISQFKLGWEQFIPFIVTVLAILFTDLLVGISIGLAVGVFFILKANYKTPYFFHKENHNQNEVIRLQLSENVSFLNKASILLTLHHLPDNCEVIVDGSKSTFIDYDVLDAIQSFKVNAKERNIQVHLKDIPEVVSTNAH; the protein is encoded by the coding sequence ATGAAATCCGAAAATCAGAGTATTTTTAAAAACCTCTCGAGCGACTTGCCCGCCGGACTAGTGGTATTTTTAGTAGCCCTACCTTTGTGTTTGGGAATTTCGCTAGCCTCGGGGGCTCCTTTATTATCGGGCATTATTGCCGGCGTAGTGGGCGGTGTGGTAGTTTCGTTACTAAGCGGCTCATCGTTGAGCGTGAGTGGGCCGGCAGCAGGACTAACCGTAATTGTTTTAAACGGCATTAACAAAGTAGGGTCTTTCGAAGCTTTTCAATTAGCTGTGGTAATTGCGGGTGTGCTGCAATTAGTGCTGGGATTTTTAAAAGCAGGCATTATCGGGCATTATTTCCCATCCAGTGTTATTAAAGGTATGTTGGCCGCTATTGGTTTAACTTTAATATTAAAACAAATACCCCACTTTTTAGGAGCTGATAAAGATTTCTTCGGCGAAATGGAATTCTTCCAGTTTGATGGCCGGAATACTTTTACCGAATTGGGCTATGCCTTTGAGCACATCGAAGTAGGCGCTTTAATTATTGGCTTTGTATCTTTATTAATTATGCTGGGCTGGGACAATCCGCGCCTGAAAAAATACGCACTGTTTAAATTTGTGCCTTCGGCCCTTATTGCCGTTATAATCGGATTAGGACTAAATTTCTTTTATAATTTAAATGCTCCTAACCTGGTTGTAGGTGCCGAACACCTGGTGCAATTACCCGAAATGAATACCTGGGATAAGTTGGTGGGCCAACTGAGTATGCCTAACTGGGGAGCCTTCCAGAACCCGGATGTATATATTTTAGCCATTACCATTGCCATTATTGCATCGCTGGAAACTTTATTAAGCGTAGAAGCGGTAGACCGCATAGACCCTATGAAACGCGTTACCCCTACTAACCGCGAATTAAAAGCCCAAGGGGTAGGTAACTTTATCAGCGGTATGCTGGGCGGTTTACCCATGACAGCGGTTATTGTAAGAAGCTCAGCCAACATAAACTCTGGCGGTAAAACCAAGCTTTCTGCCTTTATACACGGGGTTTTATTGCTCATTAGCGTATTATTTTTGTCGGCATTTTTAAACCAAATACCATTATCGGCATTAGCAGCGGTATTGTTGTTAGTTGGTTTTAAACTTACCAAACCCAGCCTGTACATCAGCCAGTTTAAACTGGGTTGGGAGCAATTTATACCGTTTATTGTAACCGTACTGGCTATTTTATTTACTGATTTGTTGGTAGGTATATCTATTGGTTTAGCGGTTGGTGTATTCTTTATCCTGAAAGCCAATTACAAAACGCCTTACTTTTTTCATAAAGAAAACCACAATCAAAACGAAGTTATCCGGTTACAATTAAGCGAAAACGTTAGTTTTTTAAATAAAGCCAGTATTCTATTAACCTTACACCATCTGCCCGATAACTGCGAAGTAATCGTAGATGGCTCAAAATCTACTTTCATTGACTACGATGTGCTGGATGCCATTCAAAGCTTTAAGGTAAATGCCAAAGAGCGCAATATCCAGGTACATTTAAAAGACATACCGGAAGTAGTTTCAACCAATGCCCATTAA
- a CDS encoding T9SS type A sorting domain-containing protein: MKLIRLSSYQHQLNIKVIGACLFLFSFVTVASVYAQTNPPIFRDDFNRPELGDDWSQSYDWSIQSGYAYNFVNGTGSYLKTAKNYSAPSYILETTSKGFSVSYQREFRIFFGQVSGQNDQGIDSSYVLSYTPNSGGQLTLSKATGNIYYTETLDEVSIYPFLDTNRWYRFKIERYKSGLIQVYLDKGRGYSNIPLLEAIDTTYQKLGHFGWQIDTQTAPEAFFVDWIEARKPEVEKPAEREKPTPDDIITQVSAASSRSYNVTKLNVGAKSYADQLFTITSVPDYLKGASFIQTSAEDRRDTSSTFLTMFLRKAVVVYVAYDPKATELPAWLKGWKKTGDIIETNDPANSFLNVYSKLIDNPYIYPAPFLLGGNMAVPATGAQSNYLVAAVEKPEIARYEAEYATLKGARIAINHSGYSGTGFVDFINPSSDYIEWSVKIETPGLYSVGLNYSNGQEANRALHITVDGIGITTHSFTTTSNWETWSFFGGSSVFLTPGTHLIRATAIGQSGPNVDYLSLSYVSAAPEASFSRMASASLASGIREKAAASVKEHLAYPNPFTDNTTITYTLAEDVPVNLTLYSLEGKQVKVLVNEKQTAGVHAITVNGSSLAKGLYFYRLQTGSQVNVRKIVRQ, from the coding sequence ATGAAATTAATTAGACTCTCCTCTTATCAGCATCAACTTAACATAAAAGTGATAGGGGCATGTTTGTTCTTATTTTCTTTTGTTACGGTTGCTTCTGTTTATGCGCAAACCAACCCTCCAATTTTTAGAGACGATTTTAACCGACCGGAATTAGGAGATGATTGGAGCCAGTCATACGATTGGTCTATTCAATCGGGCTATGCATACAACTTTGTAAATGGTACAGGAAGTTATTTAAAAACGGCAAAAAATTATTCAGCTCCATCGTATATCCTCGAAACAACCAGTAAAGGATTTTCAGTTAGCTACCAGCGCGAATTCCGCATTTTTTTTGGACAAGTTTCAGGGCAAAATGATCAGGGTATTGATAGCTCTTATGTTTTAAGCTATACACCAAACTCAGGCGGGCAGTTAACTTTATCAAAAGCTACGGGCAATATTTATTATACCGAAACTTTAGATGAGGTTAGTATCTATCCGTTTTTAGATACTAACCGTTGGTACCGTTTTAAAATTGAACGTTATAAGAGCGGTCTTATTCAGGTTTATTTAGATAAAGGCCGCGGTTATTCCAATATTCCCTTGTTAGAAGCCATTGATACCACTTACCAGAAACTGGGCCATTTTGGTTGGCAAATAGATACCCAAACCGCTCCCGAGGCCTTTTTCGTGGATTGGATTGAAGCTCGTAAACCGGAGGTTGAGAAACCCGCCGAGCGGGAAAAACCAACCCCGGACGATATTATTACGCAGGTATCGGCAGCCAGTAGCCGCTCTTACAATGTGACTAAATTAAACGTAGGCGCAAAATCGTATGCCGATCAATTGTTTACTATTACATCGGTTCCGGATTATTTAAAAGGTGCTTCTTTTATTCAAACTTCCGCCGAAGACAGACGGGATACCAGTAGTACTTTTTTGACCATGTTTTTAAGAAAAGCCGTGGTAGTGTATGTTGCATATGACCCAAAAGCTACCGAATTACCGGCCTGGTTAAAAGGCTGGAAAAAAACCGGGGATATTATCGAAACCAACGATCCGGCAAACAGCTTTTTAAACGTATACAGTAAATTAATAGATAACCCTTACATTTATCCGGCCCCTTTTCTGCTAGGGGGCAATATGGCAGTACCCGCTACAGGTGCTCAATCTAATTACCTGGTAGCCGCCGTAGAAAAACCAGAAATTGCCCGGTATGAGGCGGAATATGCTACTTTAAAAGGGGCCAGAATAGCAATTAATCATTCAGGATATAGTGGTACCGGTTTTGTCGACTTTATTAATCCAAGCAGCGATTACATTGAATGGTCAGTAAAAATTGAAACGCCTGGTTTATATAGCGTAGGTCTAAATTATTCTAACGGGCAAGAAGCTAATCGGGCTTTGCATATTACTGTAGATGGTATAGGGATAACTACACATTCCTTTACTACCACATCAAATTGGGAAACATGGTCATTTTTTGGTGGATCCAGTGTTTTTCTTACGCCGGGTACTCATTTGATACGGGCAACTGCCATCGGCCAAAGCGGCCCCAATGTAGATTATCTGTCGCTTAGTTATGTTTCCGCTGCACCAGAAGCTTCGTTTAGCCGTATGGCTTCAGCTAGTCTTGCTTCCGGAATTCGGGAAAAGGCAGCCGCTTCGGTAAAAGAACACCTGGCTTATCCTAATCCTTTTACTGATAATACCACTATTACATATACGTTGGCCGAAGATGTGCCGGTTAATCTTACCTTGTATTCACTGGAAGGCAAGCAAGTAAAAGTGTTAGTAAATGAGAAGCAAACCGCCGGGGTACATGCTATAACAGTAAATGGCTCGTCGTTGGCAAAAGGTTTGTATTTTTACCGGTTGCAAACCGGCAGCCAGGTTAATGTTCGTAAAATTGTAAGGCAATAA
- a CDS encoding carbonic anhydrase, with translation MEKIFENNRKWVAEKMQNDPNYFKNLAKGQKPRYLFIGCSDSRVPANNVSGTEPGEMFVHRNIANVVVHTDLNLLSVLQYSVEVLGVQDVIVCGHYGCGGVQAAMGDQQYGLIDNWLRNIKDVISNHQDELNEITDQDARFRRTVELNVIEQVNNLYKTTIVQNAINAGKPLRLHGLVYDIANGILKDVKWSPEDFRQYAASYHLPLEVEEGQLAATETEPAKA, from the coding sequence ATGGAAAAAATATTTGAAAATAACCGCAAGTGGGTTGCTGAAAAAATGCAGAACGACCCCAACTATTTTAAAAACTTAGCTAAAGGACAAAAACCGCGTTATTTATTTATTGGTTGCTCCGATAGCCGGGTACCAGCCAACAACGTTTCTGGTACCGAGCCCGGCGAAATGTTTGTGCACCGCAATATTGCCAACGTGGTTGTACATACCGATTTAAATTTACTATCGGTGCTGCAGTACTCTGTAGAGGTGCTGGGGGTGCAGGATGTAATTGTGTGCGGCCACTATGGTTGCGGCGGGGTACAAGCGGCCATGGGCGACCAACAGTATGGATTAATTGATAACTGGTTACGCAATATTAAAGATGTAATTAGTAATCACCAGGATGAATTAAACGAAATAACGGATCAAGACGCTCGTTTCCGTAGAACCGTGGAGTTAAACGTAATTGAGCAGGTTAATAATTTGTACAAAACTACCATTGTGCAAAATGCAATAAACGCCGGTAAACCCCTGCGTTTGCACGGTTTGGTTTACGACATTGCTAACGGTATTTTAAAAGACGTAAAATGGTCGCCGGAAGATTTTAGACAATACGCGGCCAGCTACCACTTACCTTTAGAAGTTGAAGAGGGGCAACTAGCGGCTACCGAAACCGAACCAGCCAAAGCTTAA
- a CDS encoding DUF885 domain-containing protein, with amino-acid sequence MKLGSLRLFLVLFVTVFIFSCDRQKVKESGETTTPDQQFDALKATLLEKLWRLNPEWATSVGYHKYDKELVIVTPQRIADEVKSYESMRRDLHQIKLTSLSQNNQTDYRMLDDFLDGRIWYLTVLKPVEWNPAEYNIGNGVAEILNGRHDSLTNRLRSISFKIEHVVPYYEAAKNNLKNPTQEHTQLAILQNKGALTVLNDLADSVKIARLKPFEKDFLNSRIATAKTEINSYLAYLQNEKLPAIRKGQGRSFRIGKELFTQKFKHDIQSGYTAEQVYQKALAHKAELHRQMLALTQKVWPTYFPDKPLVPGLAGVKQIMSKIAEKHVSRDSFLIAVKAQIPQLVDFVNKKKLLTQDPSKPLVVRATPEYMRGVAGASISAPGPYDKSANTYYNVTPLDDYTAAQAESYLREYNHYQLQILNIHEAIPGHYTQLVYANKAPSVVKAVLGSGAMIEGWAVYAERMMLEEGYGNNAPKMWLSWYKWNLRVTLNAILDYSVHVLNMSEKEALNLLINEGFQEETEAREKWRRATLSQVQLSSYFTGYTEIYDLREEMKKKQGKEFNLKQFHEQFLSFGNAPVGYIRTLMLAKSAVN; translated from the coding sequence ATGAAGTTAGGTAGTCTGCGCCTGTTTTTAGTGTTGTTTGTAACGGTATTTATTTTTTCCTGCGACCGGCAGAAAGTAAAAGAATCGGGTGAAACGACGACCCCGGATCAGCAATTTGATGCGTTAAAAGCCACTTTACTAGAAAAGTTGTGGCGGCTCAATCCGGAGTGGGCTACCTCGGTGGGGTATCATAAGTACGATAAAGAGCTGGTAATTGTAACCCCGCAACGCATAGCCGATGAAGTAAAGTCGTACGAATCCATGCGCCGCGACCTGCACCAAATAAAATTAACCAGCTTATCGCAAAACAACCAAACAGATTACCGGATGCTGGATGATTTTTTAGATGGCCGCATTTGGTACCTTACTGTTCTAAAACCCGTAGAGTGGAACCCCGCCGAGTATAATATTGGAAATGGCGTAGCCGAAATTTTAAATGGCCGCCATGATAGTTTAACCAATCGGTTGCGGAGTATTTCTTTTAAAATAGAACACGTAGTGCCCTATTACGAAGCGGCCAAAAATAATTTAAAAAATCCGACGCAAGAACATACCCAATTAGCCATTCTGCAAAATAAAGGCGCTTTAACCGTGTTAAACGATTTAGCCGATTCGGTAAAAATTGCCCGCTTAAAACCTTTTGAGAAAGATTTTTTAAATTCCAGAATTGCTACCGCCAAAACCGAGATAAACAGCTACCTTGCTTACTTACAAAACGAAAAACTACCGGCAATCCGCAAAGGGCAGGGGCGCAGCTTCCGGATTGGGAAAGAACTTTTTACTCAAAAATTTAAACACGACATTCAATCGGGCTATACCGCCGAGCAAGTTTACCAAAAAGCTTTAGCGCATAAAGCCGAGCTGCACCGCCAAATGCTGGCATTAACCCAAAAGGTTTGGCCAACTTATTTCCCGGACAAACCTTTGGTGCCGGGCCTAGCCGGTGTAAAACAAATAATGAGCAAAATTGCCGAGAAGCACGTCTCCCGCGATTCTTTTTTAATTGCGGTAAAAGCACAAATTCCGCAGCTTGTAGATTTTGTAAATAAGAAAAAACTACTAACCCAAGATCCGAGTAAACCTTTAGTAGTACGGGCTACTCCGGAATACATGCGCGGGGTAGCCGGTGCTTCTATATCGGCTCCCGGTCCTTACGATAAAAGTGCCAATACGTATTACAATGTAACCCCTTTAGACGATTATACCGCCGCCCAAGCCGAGAGTTATTTGCGGGAATACAACCATTACCAATTGCAGATTTTAAATATTCACGAAGCTATACCGGGCCATTATACCCAGTTGGTTTACGCCAATAAAGCGCCTTCGGTGGTTAAAGCCGTGCTGGGTAGTGGTGCCATGATAGAAGGTTGGGCCGTGTACGCCGAACGCATGATGCTGGAAGAAGGCTACGGCAATAATGCTCCCAAGATGTGGCTAAGCTGGTACAAGTGGAATTTACGGGTAACCCTGAATGCCATTCTGGATTATAGCGTACACGTTTTAAACATGAGCGAAAAAGAAGCCCTGAATTTATTAATAAACGAAGGCTTTCAGGAAGAAACCGAAGCCCGTGAAAAGTGGAGAAGAGCCACGCTATCGCAAGTGCAACTATCCAGCTACTTTACTGGTTATACCGAGATTTATGATTTACGCGAAGAAATGAAGAAAAAGCAAGGCAAAGAATTTAACCTGAAGCAGTTTCATGAGCAATTTTTAAGTTTTGGCAATGCGCCGGTGGGCTACATTCGGACTTTAATGCTAGCCAAATCCGCGGTTAATTAA
- a CDS encoding type IA DNA topoisomerase → MKVCIAEKPSVAREIAQVIGAKSKKDGYYEGNGYQVTWTFGHFCQLREPEDYRPEWKRWSIHELPMVPDNFGIKLLQNKGVEQQFKIIKKLLEQATLVINCGDAGQEGEVIQRWVLTEAKFRKPFKRLWISSLTEEAIRQGFQNLKEGSEFDLLYQAGKSRAIGDWLLGINATRLFTIKYAQGRQLLSLGRVQTPTLAMIVNRYHEIQNFKPEPFWELKTVYRETTFASTTGKFLEEAKGQAILHAILPEELTITEIETKKGTESPPRLFDLTSLQIECNNKLGLSADDTLKTVQSLYEKKVVTYPRVDTTFLPDDMYPKIPGILQGLTNYQALAAPLLQSKIRKTNKVFNNNKVTDHHAIIPTGAGAGNLYGPEASVYDIIVKRFLAAFYPDCIVSNTTVTAEIAKYTFRAKGRQILEPGWRVIYEKEENQKKSSGEGDNPEKEEETAILPVFLKGEHGPHQPLLDRKMTSPPKDYTEATLLRTMETAGRQIEDEELKEALKENGIGRPSTRAAIIETLFKREYIRKEKKKIIPTPMGIDLIGLIKNPTLKSPELTGQWEKKLRQIENGSFSPEAFLTELKHLVHEMVQEVKIDRTVLTLEPKPVSSSAAPTAKPTEAKEKNLKKKAGAEPTAGYGTCPACQSGQVLKGSQAYGCSRWKEGCGFRLPLQFGGKEIPAKALASLLKKGKTPVLKGLLLSGSSDKMDAVLMLDENLNLKPQVAEKKAGADPFEQCPKCRLGKILKGNSAYGCSRFREGCSFIIPFVIASKTLTDKHVADLLVKGKTPKIKGFLSPKTGNKFDAILKINEDGKVVFQFD, encoded by the coding sequence TTGAAAGTTTGTATTGCAGAAAAGCCGAGTGTTGCCCGCGAAATAGCGCAGGTAATTGGCGCCAAATCTAAAAAAGACGGTTATTACGAAGGCAATGGTTACCAGGTAACCTGGACCTTTGGCCATTTTTGCCAGTTGCGCGAGCCCGAAGATTACCGGCCCGAATGGAAACGCTGGAGCATCCACGAGTTGCCCATGGTGCCCGATAATTTCGGTATTAAGTTGCTGCAAAACAAAGGCGTAGAACAACAATTTAAAATAATTAAAAAATTACTGGAGCAAGCTACTTTGGTAATTAACTGCGGCGATGCCGGCCAGGAAGGAGAGGTAATTCAACGGTGGGTACTAACGGAGGCTAAATTCCGGAAACCTTTTAAACGGCTCTGGATTTCGTCGCTTACCGAAGAAGCCATCCGGCAAGGTTTTCAAAATTTAAAAGAAGGCTCGGAGTTTGATTTACTGTACCAGGCGGGTAAAAGCCGGGCTATCGGCGATTGGCTGCTGGGAATTAACGCCACGCGTTTATTTACGATTAAATACGCGCAAGGGCGGCAGCTTTTATCGTTAGGCAGGGTGCAAACGCCCACGCTGGCCATGATCGTAAACCGCTACCACGAAATTCAGAATTTTAAGCCGGAGCCTTTCTGGGAGTTAAAAACCGTTTACCGCGAAACTACTTTTGCCAGCACTACCGGTAAATTTTTAGAGGAAGCCAAAGGCCAGGCTATTTTACATGCCATTCTGCCCGAAGAATTAACCATTACGGAAATTGAAACTAAAAAAGGCACCGAAAGCCCGCCGCGCCTTTTTGATTTAACCTCTTTGCAAATTGAGTGCAATAATAAACTGGGGTTGTCGGCCGACGATACTTTGAAAACGGTGCAAAGCCTATACGAGAAAAAAGTAGTTACTTACCCGCGGGTAGATACCACTTTTTTGCCAGACGATATGTACCCCAAAATTCCTGGCATTCTGCAGGGTTTAACAAATTACCAGGCTTTAGCTGCGCCTTTGCTGCAATCGAAAATCCGGAAAACCAACAAAGTATTTAACAACAACAAAGTTACCGATCACCACGCTATTATTCCTACCGGTGCCGGCGCCGGCAATTTGTACGGTCCGGAAGCCAGCGTGTACGATATTATAGTAAAGCGCTTTTTGGCCGCTTTTTACCCCGATTGTATTGTGAGTAATACAACCGTTACTGCCGAAATAGCCAAGTATACGTTCCGGGCCAAAGGCCGCCAGATTCTGGAGCCAGGGTGGCGCGTTATCTACGAAAAAGAAGAAAATCAAAAAAAATCGTCCGGCGAAGGCGATAACCCGGAGAAAGAAGAGGAAACCGCTATTTTACCGGTTTTTTTAAAAGGCGAACACGGGCCGCATCAACCTTTACTCGACCGGAAAATGACCAGTCCGCCCAAAGATTACACCGAAGCCACTTTGCTCCGCACCATGGAAACCGCTGGCCGTCAAATTGAGGACGAAGAGTTAAAAGAAGCTTTAAAAGAAAACGGCATTGGTCGCCCATCTACCCGGGCCGCCATTATCGAAACCTTATTTAAGCGGGAGTACATCCGGAAAGAAAAAAAGAAAATTATACCTACTCCCATGGGCATTGATTTAATTGGCTTAATCAAAAACCCAACGCTTAAATCGCCGGAGCTAACCGGCCAATGGGAAAAAAAATTACGGCAGATTGAGAACGGCAGCTTTTCGCCGGAGGCTTTTTTAACGGAGTTAAAGCACTTGGTGCACGAAATGGTGCAGGAAGTAAAGATCGACCGTACCGTACTTACCCTGGAGCCCAAACCCGTAAGTAGTTCCGCTGCGCCAACAGCCAAGCCAACGGAAGCCAAAGAGAAAAATTTAAAAAAGAAAGCAGGAGCGGAGCCCACCGCTGGTTACGGTACTTGCCCGGCGTGCCAAAGCGGTCAGGTTTTAAAAGGCTCGCAGGCTTACGGGTGCTCGCGCTGGAAAGAAGGTTGCGGTTTTAGGTTACCCCTGCAATTTGGCGGTAAAGAAATACCCGCTAAAGCCCTGGCCAGTTTACTGAAAAAAGGAAAAACCCCGGTATTAAAAGGGTTGCTCCTATCCGGCAGTTCCGATAAAATGGATGCGGTATTGATGCTCGACGAAAACTTAAACTTAAAGCCGCAAGTTGCCGAAAAGAAAGCCGGCGCCGACCCGTTTGAACAATGCCCTAAATGCCGCCTCGGGAAAATTTTAAAAGGCAATTCGGCTTACGGCTGCAGCCGTTTTCGGGAGGGTTGTTCGTTTATTATTCCTTTTGTTATAGCCAGCAAAACTTTAACGGATAAGCATGTAGCCGATTTACTGGTAAAAGGTAAAACGCCGAAAATTAAAGGATTTTTATCCCCCAAAACCGGAAATAAGTTCGACGCTATTTTAAAAATAAACGAAGACGGTAAAGTTGTTTTTCAGTTTGATTAA
- a CDS encoding DUF2905 domain-containing protein: protein MQPLGKYLVLVGLVIVGFGLLLWLTGNKLSWFGHLPGDIRIEKPNFKFYAPLTSMILVSILLSVVMWLIRRFF from the coding sequence ATGCAGCCTTTAGGTAAATATCTGGTTTTGGTAGGTTTAGTTATTGTTGGTTTTGGCTTGCTGTTGTGGCTGACTGGCAATAAACTTAGCTGGTTCGGCCATTTGCCGGGCGATATCCGAATTGAAAAACCTAATTTTAAATTTTACGCACCACTCACCAGTATGATTCTGGTAAGTATATTGCTGAGTGTAGTCATGTGGCTCATCCGGCGATTTTTTTAA
- a CDS encoding metallophosphoesterase family protein, giving the protein MPPLLPYRKWLFWLSCWFLLVSGGCEKFDFSPYQVHLKEEQRNLNKKNLDRIAALKLQPQDTLRFAVLSDNQRYYDELEDAVKAINNYSRTTHRIDFTINCGDLTDFGLQEEYRWQVARTNKFTMPYLAVIGNHDCVANGVKIYEAMYGPMDFTFEIAGNYFVFLNTNSLEFDYPVPDMDYMRQALVRSSEYQNTFVVSHVPPFDADFDKDLTPEFARLIRTHQVAYSIHGHQHSFRFGQPFNDGQYYLVADTIQNRNFIVVTVIGEKVSFERIKF; this is encoded by the coding sequence ATGCCTCCTTTATTACCCTATCGTAAGTGGCTGTTCTGGCTAAGTTGTTGGTTTTTGCTGGTAAGTGGCGGTTGCGAAAAATTCGATTTTAGTCCGTACCAAGTTCATTTAAAAGAAGAACAGCGAAATTTAAATAAAAAGAATTTAGACCGGATTGCCGCCTTAAAACTGCAGCCGCAAGATACGTTACGGTTTGCGGTACTCTCAGATAACCAGCGGTATTACGATGAGTTGGAAGATGCCGTAAAAGCCATAAATAATTATTCCAGAACTACGCACCGCATTGATTTTACTATAAACTGCGGCGATTTAACCGACTTTGGTTTACAAGAAGAATACCGCTGGCAGGTGGCCCGCACAAATAAGTTTACCATGCCCTACCTGGCCGTAATCGGCAACCACGATTGTGTAGCAAACGGCGTAAAAATTTACGAAGCCATGTACGGTCCCATGGATTTTACTTTTGAGATAGCCGGCAATTATTTTGTTTTTTTAAATACGAATTCGTTGGAGTTTGATTATCCGGTTCCGGATATGGATTATATGCGGCAAGCCCTGGTTCGTTCATCAGAATACCAAAATACCTTTGTGGTATCGCATGTTCCGCCGTTTGATGCCGATTTTGACAAGGATTTAACGCCTGAGTTTGCCCGTTTAATCCGTACTCATCAGGTGGCTTATTCTATTCACGGGCACCAGCACAGCTTTCGGTTTGGCCAGCCATTTAACGATGGACAATATTACCTGGTGGCCGATACCATTCAGAACCGGAATTTTATTGTGGTAACGGTAATCGGGGAAAAAGTAAGTTTTGAACGGATTAAGTTTTAA
- a CDS encoding YdcF family protein translates to MFFIFSKILFYVALPVVWLVALLFYAAFTNNKRRRRLVIKFLAILVAVLTNPYLINEAWLAWELPPKPLAEVPVSDAGIILTGITSLQKSPHDRVYIERGADRLLHTLWLYHEKKIRKIIISGGSGSIQSVYSTEAMELKKILLQAGVPENVILLEDQSHNTRENALFTAQLMQKNPDIRSAVLITSAFHMRRAAACFKKAGLQPVIFPADFYSIDRSYLPQNIIVPSAAAFANWHLLLHEIMGFVTYKILGYC, encoded by the coding sequence ATGTTTTTTATTTTTTCTAAGATTTTATTTTACGTTGCCTTACCGGTGGTTTGGCTGGTAGCGCTCTTATTTTACGCAGCATTTACCAACAATAAGCGCCGGCGCCGTTTGGTTATAAAGTTTCTGGCTATTCTGGTGGCCGTCCTTACCAATCCTTATTTAATAAACGAAGCATGGCTGGCCTGGGAGTTACCCCCCAAACCGCTCGCCGAAGTACCGGTTTCGGATGCCGGCATTATTCTTACCGGTATTACTTCCCTTCAAAAGTCGCCGCATGATCGGGTTTACATAGAGCGGGGAGCCGACCGGCTACTGCATACTCTTTGGTTGTACCATGAAAAAAAAATCCGGAAAATCATAATTTCTGGTGGCTCAGGCAGTATTCAATCGGTTTACTCCACCGAAGCCATGGAATTAAAAAAAATATTATTACAAGCTGGCGTACCTGAAAACGTAATTTTACTGGAAGATCAAAGTCATAACACCCGCGAAAATGCTTTGTTTACGGCTCAACTCATGCAAAAGAACCCCGATATTCGTTCGGCCGTTTTAATAACGTCGGCGTTTCATATGCGGCGGGCGGCGGCTTGCTTTAAAAAAGCCGGGTTACAACCGGTAATTTTTCCCGCCGATTTTTACTCGATAGATCGTTCGTACTTACCGCAAAATATAATTGTGCCTTCGGCAGCGGCCTTTGCCAATTGGCACCTTTTGCTGCACGAAATAATGGGCTTTGTTACGTATAAAATTTTAGGCTATTGTTAA